The window ggggtgtccctgtccctgtcaccccaggccattccccaggggtctccatcattctcacccagggaatgcctggggggtctccctccctctctcccctgtgccagggggtgctcggggcagtctctgtccctctcagcccaggggatgcttggggctctctgtcccctggccctgggggatgctcggggggtctccatccctctggcctcaggcaatgcctgtgcagggctgggcaccaggggctctgtgtccctctcaccgctgaggctgctcggggctgggggggctctgccaccttctcacccctggcgaggccgggggggtctctgtccctctcagccctgctgggaccccacccaaacgtcatcggggtcacagggacagagacacccccaaagccccagaagggctgagcctgggatttggtttggggctgaggatttaggaaggggctggaattgggcctgggcttggagttggggctgagatttggattagagctgggattggggctaaggctagacatgggattggctttagggctggggttgggattgggtctggggctagatgagtttggggctgggatgagatttaatacagaactgtgagtgtgtctgaacatggagtgagattgagaccaggatcagggtcaggtttgggagtGAGCTCatccagagcaggacaggaggggatgtcactgtgggaaggtttggggaaaatcctggtttggggagaAACAAGGTGTGAATGCCTTGGGTTGGGGATTCCTCTTTAccaagtccatctctagaagtcacctgatgtccataaaaacctccaaaaatcaagagtgaataaaaaaaaagccacctggaatgtcccatttccagtctcatccctctggggttttggtggtcccctgtctctgggcttttggggatcccatgggtcctggggatcccccctctccagggtcctgcttggggatgctggggggttttggggtcccaaggtccctctctccagcctcccctcaatccagccacttggggttcccccctcttcccaccaccctgtcctgctttagggcaaatttgggagaaaactccCAAAAGGGGTTTCCTCTAGAATGcagattcagcagccccaccctcagccagtttgggaaaatatttccttggagaaaagtggaaaaaaccactttatttaacaggcaaagcattcaccagcacaaaattTGAACAATATTAACCAAtaaaacctcctgctgctggaaaataggTGACAAACTCCCAAAGTCCTTCCTTGGGCTGGGGCTTGGCTCACTCAGtgtcttatcagtctcttatcagtcccttaTCAGtttcttatcagtccctcctgtATTGGAAATGCTGCaacccaggctcagcccggtgggccacaggtgggagctgccggtggtgttctgggtgttcagtccagagcaggtgtaaacagctccaaagaaaaagaaaaaccacagtccagggaacttctctgcctcagagagctaataactaactaaaagcaaaggagagctctgtcccgccttctgtccatccaggagccggaatgcggaggagtgagtgcagtgtctgaaaacaaactgcagcttcttcctcctccccttggctctcagaaccagccttaaaggtgcagaactcatttctgggctaaacggaccgatggggcacgagcatcatgaagtcaccccaggacgcgcccctgtcagggtcagggggtcccgtccccgcctcatctccgggctgccgggggtgccccagctccggtatcgccccttcccctctccccgccccgggggtcccccgttccacagccccggctctcacggggatccccaaaaccaatgtcccgccccgtcggtaccgggccatccccacgtggacccccgggaccctcccgaggggcgatcgcggctcctctgcccccgaaaaagctcctcttagggagcccggagatacccggggctcgagtccgggatctgccggctccgaacactctccaaaaaaatcctcccggaCACCCCTGGCTGGAGCCGGGGCGAGCTCGGCCTCGCCCTCACCTgcggctcggggctgggggcgatgctcccggggcaggggctgctgcaggctcagcgtGCGGGCGCTGCGAGCGCCGGGAttctcccgctcccgctcccgctcctgcttctcctctccctcctcttcctcccgcatTTCCTCCGCTGCCAGCCcggacccccctttcccacccctctgccccgcggccccgcggccccggctGCTGGGTGGGGGAGCCCCCGATCGGCCccaggggtgggcagggggctcggggacccccccggggcGGATCCGTGCCCCCGGCCCGAGCCCCAAACTCCGCTCCGGGGCCGCTGGGCTCTGCGGGTCCGCCTGGCAACCGGTGAGTCACCGGCGAGAAAAGCTCTGGTTGGCTGGAAATTGTTCAGCGCCTcctctgattggctggaattgtgaaAGGCGCTGCGCCCTGCGGGTGgccctgggagctgcggagTCCGGGCCggagccttttcctctttctttctccccctctgagaactctttcctatttctttctctctctgagatCTCTTCCcgatttctttctctccctctctcctccccatttcttGTTCAGTTCAATCCAAGTTCGAGCAGATCCACAGGTTGCGTTCCCACGCTCTCATTCGCACCTTCACTGGGGCAGAGGCGTCTCTCCCTCGCGAAATCGTAACCCACGGGCAGGGTCCATTCCCAGCCCAATCCTTCCAAGATTTTGTCTGGGACTCGCTtccatttcctccctccctgtgcttccagcggggaaggtgctgggaaatGTCCATCAAAGCCACCTTTGCCGTGTGCTCTgggagcccacagagctgctggaccttgtcccctggccctgcacagctccttgggaggcacggcaggagcagcaccctggcagcctcgggaatgcccctctgggatccatggcacacactgccaggggctggaattccagttcccagccagcaaaagatgttcctgccctggAAGGCAAAGCTCTCAAGAAGGAGCCAAAGGTCAAGTGGAGCAAGATcttacagtgacatttcactgcTGGCCTTCATAACTTCACCCATGGTTGTTGTAGCTCCTGGATTGGGAATTAAATCAGGGCAGGGTCTttggtgggagctgccctggttcaagggagacactgagagagaaacagagcgggcaaagagaggcaggagagaaagggggACACAAAGacaatcagctgagaaggtggcactctgaaaACACAACAGAACAGACTGAAAAGGAatatgagagaaagaaataattttgcatatttatttcctatcaaaatacaatttcttccccttctcacaAACATCCTCCCAGTGTCattcagcagggctgtcagaAAGTCCTTCACTCTGGGTGGAtgttccaggctgcagccacaagcaaacagggaatggggattttcctgctcctggggagttTGACATCCTCAGccgaggagaggaggaggcaccAGAAGAAAAGGGCAGCTGGGCTTCatcatcccacaggaaagagaggggggaaaatctggggtgagagggacagggacacccctggggaatggacGGGGGTTACAGAGACAGGGACAACCCCCCCAAGTTcctcccaagcatcccccagggcgAGAGGCACAGAGACCTcttgagcatcccctgggcaccggacaaaataaagctgtttcttgtcagaaaaaaaaactttaccCTACATAAAATGCCTTGAATTTTctcttcccacaagtcactTGTGATGGAAATGCAACAAATCCCAAACTTAAATAAACTGACAGTACAAacaattctgtggcaattccaagtcTCATTGGTGCCTgaaagctccagctcagctgctggcacattcTGATAAGAAGAAATGTGGAAATTTGGCCCAACACAgattatgaaaaggaagggaaagctctgtgtagttgtcacaaaggtgacagggacaaagagaaaaattattctcaCATTTCAAAAAGCCTCCCagcctgtgaaagagaaaaggggggacagccacagggtgacagggacagagacctcccctggggcagggcaagtgtgacattgtcccctgtgtgtgtggccttcccagggtgggggtttcacacctgagccagtttgggtaaggggggtggtgttcaccccctgagcagggattcccccactgtttcaggctgcagtgtaagatggaaccaaatccatgttttcaatccccatcttcatcaactgctagaaacaggtggggcagtgttcttgatctcttccatgactcagccctgataacgccctccaggggagatatcttctgggaatgggccattgagtgtcactgcaggactgatcaaattccatcctcccattgtgggatgctccgcccagggggaggatccaagcattcctacctgcatataagctgagccttgcaacaccaggagcagcttgcctactggattcccagaggacaagagctccagaaccaccactggacctccagaggaagaccagacccttctacaggatcactgcttggacagaatcacgttcatctctccaacaggactgcagccaccatttaatgggactgctgataccagcctgaccagcaacagggtgtcaggttatatcctgactctgtcagtttagggcagtgtttctgtatcattgccttgatcttcattctcttattaaattgtaattatCGCCTAGACCCTCCACAGGTTTGCCTTGAAACCACTACAAAATTCAATGTGCTCATCCCTTTCTTTCCtcccaaaacaggatttcacatccccaaacctttgccagatggaggaggaggctgcaaggaaaaggaaggagccCCGGGACAttcaggcaggtgaggaggaagtcagtgcccctttccccctctctcctgctccatctcccagcccagcacagcccccggctgcaggacaaccctgctgccaaccctgtcctgctggggatgcactggggggatctccttccccttccctctggcacggaggcaaatcccatcctctccttggccttcctcccccagaaaagaagctgaggatggagaccagggaggaaaaatccccagggcaggacctcatggaagaggccattttgcgtgactccagggcacaggaatccaatgtggaggaaaatccccagagatcccacaagaggaggggctccaaacccagcccagagtgctctgaggaggaaagacccaccctgagccaggaaggtggacagagcttcagccagagctcagagctggtggtccatgagcagcttcacaatggggagaagccccacaagtgcttggagtgtgggaagagcttcaggcagagcagcagcctgatcagccaccagatgatccacactggggaatggccctatgagtgtggggagtgtgggaagggcttcagctgcagctctgccctcatcatccaccaacgcatccacactggggagaggccctacgagtgtccccagtgtcagaagaggtttcacaccagctctgatctcgccaggcaccagcagattcacacagaggagaggcccttcctctgccctgactgtcgtaagggcttcaagcgcaactcccacctcatcaggcaccagcgcatccacactggggagagaccctacgagtgtcccacctgtgggaagaggtttcagaccagctcaaATCTCCGCCTGCATGAGCGCATTCACActgatgagaggcccttccgctgtcctgactgtgggaagggcttcaagcgcatcttcaccctcatcaggcaccggcgcatccacactggggagaggccctacgagtgtccccagtgtgggaagagcttcacccagagctctgacCTCACCAAACACCAACAGAGACACCAGTAAGGGAAGTCCTGCAAATGCCCcaagtgcaggaggagctttgtgcactgctccagcttcatTCCCCATTGGAGGATCTATATtgggaaaagccctggagatcCATTTTCCCtctgatccatgctgggaagacacctgtaccttttcctggCCCTGCCAATTACATGATTTGGGatggaagaacatgagggtctggcaatggccctgtcattacattcactcccacctgagaacattgccaggggcaggaaagggactctctctctctctcttcctgaggagaagggtgtcctttccagggaGGGGAAATACGAAACTGGGGAGAGCCATtagttgatgttgtagttttccctgtaaacagttttattgatcccttctgttatcaatattgtttctgttcccttttttccttatctcgttgctgttcccattaaattgttcttctcacagcccgggatctttgccttttgtgctttccatgggagacaggagggcagcgagggcagcgcggttttagcgggagcaggaagttggggaatcccattcctgaagcccggcccgtggaaaccgagcatcccagctggtgccagccttggtggccatggcagcagccttgggagcgggtccctggctggggctgtgggaacctcttccctctggtgcccagggacaggagtggagggagcggctgcagctgagtcggggcaggctcagcttggatcTCAGGAAAAGTTTTTTCCCTGTAGCCTGCTCTGCGGCCACGGGAGCTGGACAAATGCCGGCCAGCTGCTCCCGGTGTGTGGCCGGAGGAGAGCACAAGATCTGCCACCCCCAGGCTCTCCTCAAAAACCCTTGGGTAGTGGTGCTGTCTGCGGCCTGGGGGGCGCAGGCAAGAGCGTGGCTACCAAGTCCCGAGataaaggaaggagagagtgcACACTCGTGTGGATGCCACAGTGCTTTATTTCCCAGGCCCGACCAGTGATGGGTTTCAGAGGAGGACGGCTTAGGGAGGCACTGATAAAGGGAATGAGCGTGACAGGAGGAGACTCAAGGTGACCAATAAACGGAGATCAGGGGAGGAGCGTGGGACACAGCGGGACCAATAAGGATTACATAAGGGAGGGAAGAGCCTCTGGAGGCAAATCATACATTGAGTAAGGGATGATTGACACAGAAGGTTCTCGAAATAAAGAGGGGTGGTTGCAATGATAGACAGGGGAAgtgggcagcaccaggagggagGAAATAAACTTATAAGGGCATAAAGGGAAGGATCAAGGGATCAGTCACCTTGAGGGACAAAGCCATTGGCAGGAAAACAAGGGGTAACCAACTTAGGGAGAAACCATTATGAGGGAAGTACACGGGGGGAACCGAGGGCCAAACCATATTTCTAACTTATAGAAGGGATAAACAAGTTCATAACTGAACTCacataaacattttaaaacacacGACGCCACAGAGCAGTTAGACCAGTTTCTGGGGCCCAATATTTATACATGGGAGGAAATGCAATCATTAATGATTATGTTGTTCACACCAGAAGAAAGACACATGATCCGAGCGGCTGGGATACAAATATGGGAAAGGGAGCATGTGCAAGGACCTCCTGGGGATCTGAAAATGCCCATAGTGCGCTCCACCAGggaccacagcagcactggggggagGCAAGACATGGAGGAATATAGAACATTGATTATAAGAGGCATCAAAGAAGCAGCTCCACTTTACCAAAATGCCCATGAGGCCTTCAATGAGCagcaaaagagcaaagaaacccccacagagtgtttagaaaggtTGAGGAAATATATAAGGCAGTATTCAGGGGTTGACCATGACACGGTGGCTGGACAGATCTTACTAAAGATAAATTTTGTCACTCCCATCTGGCCAGATATACAGAGAAAGTTAGAAAAGTTAGATGGTTGGCAAGAAAGGAGGTTAGAAGACCTTTTAAGGGAAGCACAGAAGGTGTATGTAAAAAGGGATGAAGTGAAGGCCAAGGCAAAATCAAATGGTAGCTGCCATTAGGGAAGGAAACCAGCATGCAAAGAACAACTCAGGTAAGGGAGGGAGATTCTGAGTGCGGGAGGATAGGTGGAGGGAGGATGCAGGCCCCTGGGCCTCCACACAAAAAGGAGAGTTTAGGAAACAAGGGAACCCAGGACCagtttgcttttcctgtaaagAGAGTGGGCATATAAGAAAGAATTGCccccagaaggaaaaggatctGAGGGTCTATGAGACTGAGCAAAAAGGAGAAGTGGAAGActaggggtgtcaggggctctacctcctggggacagaataCCATCAGGAGCccttgataactttaaaaatagatccccaggaggaagaatttgaattattaGTAGGCACAGGGGCTGAAAGAACTTGTGTTTGTAGAATCCTAAAGGGGTGCAGAAAGAGTCAAGATACTGAGCAAGTAGTAGGTGCTAAAGGGAAAGGGTTCAAAGCCTCAGTTGTAAAGCAAATAAAGTTTGAAGGAACAAAGAAAATAGGAACCAGGGATGTTCTATTAGTTCCAGATGCAGGGTGAAATTTATTAGGACAGGATTTACAGGTGCAGTTTGACATTGGAGTGCTTCTAGAGTAAGGGAAAATGATAGTTAAGCTTCTCCAATTAAGGGAAGAAGATGAGGAGAAAATTCATGAGATGGTGtgggcaaaaccaaaaaaccaaggTAAATTGAACATGAAacctatagtaataaaaatagttaATGAGAACCATCCAGTTTGGGTACGGCAATATCCACTCTCCCGGGAAGGGAGACgaggactgcagccactgaTCCAGAACCCACTTGAGGACAGGACCTTAGAACCATGTATGTCCCCCCATAATACACCCATATTACCAGTAAAGAAGTCAGATGGGACTTACAGGTTTGTCCACGATTTGAGAGAACTGAACAAAAGAACAGTGAATCCTTACCCAGTAGTGCCTAACCCCTATACACTACTGAGTAATATCCCCCCAGAACACCAGTGGTTTAGCATGATAGACGtaaaagatgctttttgggTGTGCCCACTGGCAGAGCAAAGTGGAgacaattggaggccaggatggcacaaaaaaaCTCTCAGAGATTCaaagtggaaaggaaaatccaaagtaccttaaaaaccttgagtatctcaaagcattactgagcaccactgagtgtcagtacaaagatCTCCAGGGACTTGTTAAAGCAGATAAtcggggccatgattgcacaaactcCTCACAGAGTCtatatcaaaagggaaacaccaagtaccttcaaataactgaagtaccctgaagtattaatgagccccactgagtgttgttactgacaaagcctctccagggactaattacagcagataattggaggccatgattgcacaaacctctcagagactccaaggcaaaagccaaagccaaagtcctttgaaaaacctgcagtccctgcagggagcatgaaggagcccccagggccattgctgagcaaggctccccagggactccttgcagcagatccttgaggccactgggatgtgggctagggggggatgctgagggcagcacaaggggctgacagtgcccagcctggctggggctgtgccaggaggccccagggcctcaggacaaggtgtctcctcccagcccttgctggcacagaccctgctgtgccccagggcaccaagacttggcttctctttgtccccacctgtcatcactgcctgcagttctctgctctgcctggggcctggggacacttgctcagtcgtgtccctctctgggacccattaaaagtccaagaaactttggagttggattctgccttggagttctggagaggtttcttcagctgcctctcagggactgatgttcagggcctgagcacaaagccccagaggctgattaaagtccttgtgctgtgtctgtgctgctgagctgggctgggctcctggcccagaggcagctcctggtcaccaagaagagcttcaaaagcacatttctcttgatgaacagctcttgtgccagcccagcagggctggggcactgcctgcagccagcccgggcacagcccagaggcacagagagcttcaatcagtcagggctgggaaggggctgagaagtgcctggggcacaatcactgccagcccttggcacaggaacctctggctgcaggacaatgcagctgcagctcctggagccatctcctcaagctggaacatcccaatgcctgcagagcctgtgagtacaactctgggtatttctggtgcaggggaggtgaaatgatCATGAAGatctgacatgctgaggggttctgatcattcacagaatatttccaagacaaggactttgtaaaaaatgaggaaacttttaaagactttgtattcagtttcctactattgGACAATGGCAGAGAAGGGGGGATAAGTATAAAGGTTGATTATGaattataattattaattttgaCAAGTGCCTGAGACATCCAAATGTTTCTTTTAGTGAACGgtaggagatccctaatgtgctttctgccactctgcccatggacagcagcagcatcacctttgctggagccatcaggctcagcctgagctgtcctttctccaagctgcaaacagaacctgcccccagccagtgccctgccaacaggcagggttctttagggccaaggagagtgcacagagatttggggtctgtgagtgctggcagggagagatcaggcacagggaaacacctgcaggagcgaaatctgcaggaagcagagagaagatcaggcaatgagagaaaacaaactcagcaatgctgtggcagggagagttgagagatgcccacaggagcccctgcagtgcagcccctccctctgaacaagccccctccctcctgtgccccagccaagcctctgccctcaggcccggggctccaaggcgtgcagcccctcctgtgcaggcagagctgcagcagagccgtggggcagctctgcagccccgggcccagttccctctgcagagcacagggctgggagcagctgccgggccctgggggctctggcagggggcacagctggctcagggtgacgctgtccccagggcccggctctgggcaatgctgtcagggcagccagggaaggagctgcatctcccttcatccaatgccatcagaaggacacttgggagtctccctgagatttcagtccaagctgggagctccaatccagggtgcaaacctgtcctagagcatctcGGAGTTATGAGAttgatggggaaaggcagaggtgttgtgaaactgaaaatgctgctgggttggtgaaatgagcaaagtgagtccttggctacaaatgtggagctgggctgtggtggatccatctgctctcagcagtacctgggggaattttaaagggaaacatGGGGAGGTGATCACCTTCCAACTGGCAAAGGTTAAAGCCCAGCGAAATTATGAACAGGTCAGAATGACAGACAATGTCCACTAGCTCTCCACTTATCACTTTGCCTCTCAGAACATGCTCTCTATTCCCTAAGGGCAGTAGAAATGGTGAGGGTTTCTGATATTCAAGAACACCAGCAGAGGTATGGGGAAGCTTTAAAGTAAACACCAGAATTCTTAAAAAGAGAAGTGTATCTATGTGTGTTCCAGGGTAGGTGTATGGGAAAAGCCTTTGATTTTGTTTACAGGTatctcctctaactcttcactgtcctttctccatgaacaggtgcccatgtgcagccccatcaaatgtccaacagcagctccatcaggcacttcctcctgctggcattggcagacacgcggcagctgcagctcctgcacttctgcctcttgctgggcatctccctggctgccctcctgggcaacggcctcatcatcagcgccgtagcctgcggccaccacctgcacacgcccatgttcttcttcctgctcaacctggccctcgctgacctgggctccatctgcaccactgtgcccaaagccatgcacaattccctctgggacaccagcaacatctcctacactggatgtgcttcccaagtctttttctttctcttcttcatggGAGCAGAGCTTTctctcctgaccatcatgtgctatgaccgctacgtgtccatctgcaaacccctgcactacgggaccctcctgggcagcagagcttgtgcccacatggcagcagctgcctgggccagtgcctttctcactgctctcatgcacacagccagtacattttccctgcccctgtgccaggggaatGTCCTGGGACAGTTCTTCTGTGAGGTGCCCCAGGTACTCAAGCTCTCCTGTTCACACTCCAACATCAGGGAACTGGGGCTCATTGCTGTTAGTTTCTTTTTGgcatttggctgttttgtgttcattgttttctcctatgtgcagatcttcagggctgtgctgaggatcccctctgagcagggacggcacaaagccttttccacctgcctccctcacctggctgtggtctctctgTTTATCAGCACTGCAGCGTTTGCCTACATGAAGCCCCCTtccctgtcctccccatccctgtatctggccctgtcagttctgtactcagtggtgcctccagccctgaacaccctcatctacagcctgaggaaccaggagctcaaggc of the Agelaius phoeniceus isolate bAgePho1 chromosome W unlocalized genomic scaffold, bAgePho1.hap1 SUPER_W_unloc_2, whole genome shotgun sequence genome contains:
- the LOC129132378 gene encoding olfactory receptor 14J1-like: MSNSSSIRHFLLLALADTRQLQLLHFCLLLGISLAALLGNGLIISAVACGHHLHTPMFFFLLNLLGSRACAHMAAAAWASAFLTALMHTASTFSLPLCQGNVLGQFFCEVPQVLKLSCSHSNIRELGLIAVSFFLAFGCFVFIVFSYVQIFRAVLRIPSEQGRHKAFSTCLPHLAVVSLFISTAAFAYMKPPSLSSPSLYLALSVLYSVVPPALNTLIYSLRNQELKAAVWSLMTGWFQEH